In a single window of the Aquicella siphonis genome:
- a CDS encoding efflux RND transporter periplasmic adaptor subunit, with amino-acid sequence MVEQALVRAGVFECNVRRRLNEEAHDYHADFPGYPVWGIFGWKLFTSFMTKRYMAKMQAPAVTVSTMKVQSSPWQSRLKGVGTLTAIVGVNVTTELAGMVQKIYFTPGATVTEGTVLVQLNADAEIGQLHSLQAQTELAKITYQRDKAQYAVRAVSKQQVDTDEWNLKNLQGQTAQQAATVAKKTLRAPFSGRLGISQVNPGQYLNVGDTVTSLQTLNPIYIDFYLPQQAVSQLKVGQNVIVTTDSFKGKQFSGRITTIQPNVDTNTRNVEVEATLDNPKLELLPGMYASVDVTVGEPKTFLTLPQSAITFNPYGDIVYVVKKEGNDDKNEPLLIARQVFVTTGETRGDQIQVLAGLKEGDEVVTSGQLKLKNNSRISVNNSVQPSNVAAPKLIDK; translated from the coding sequence ATGGTGGAACAAGCCCTGGTGCGTGCAGGAGTGTTTGAATGCAACGTGAGGAGACGATTGAATGAAGAAGCGCATGATTATCATGCTGATTTTCCTGGGTATCCTGTTTGGGGGATTTTCGGCTGGAAATTATTTACCTCCTTCATGACCAAACGCTATATGGCCAAGATGCAGGCACCCGCTGTTACCGTATCTACTATGAAAGTCCAATCCAGTCCGTGGCAGTCCCGTTTGAAGGGGGTTGGCACATTGACCGCCATAGTCGGCGTCAATGTGACAACGGAACTGGCCGGCATGGTACAAAAGATTTATTTCACGCCTGGGGCAACAGTTACGGAAGGCACAGTACTGGTACAGTTGAATGCCGATGCGGAAATTGGTCAGTTGCACTCGCTGCAGGCCCAGACTGAACTGGCTAAAATAACCTATCAGCGTGACAAGGCACAATATGCCGTGCGCGCGGTAAGCAAGCAGCAAGTTGATACAGATGAATGGAACCTGAAAAATTTGCAAGGCCAGACAGCCCAGCAGGCAGCGACCGTCGCGAAGAAGACGCTGCGCGCGCCCTTCAGCGGAAGGCTGGGCATTTCACAAGTTAACCCGGGCCAATATCTGAATGTGGGGGATACTGTCACCAGTCTGCAAACACTTAATCCTATTTACATCGATTTTTATCTTCCCCAGCAAGCGGTTTCCCAGTTGAAAGTCGGCCAGAATGTTATCGTGACAACTGATAGTTTCAAGGGAAAACAGTTTTCCGGCAGGATAACAACCATACAGCCCAATGTAGATACGAACACGCGCAATGTCGAAGTGGAAGCCACGCTGGACAATCCCAAGCTTGAATTGCTGCCCGGTATGTACGCTTCTGTGGATGTGACAGTGGGCGAGCCCAAAACATTTTTGACCCTGCCTCAATCGGCGATCACGTTTAATCCTTATGGAGATATTGTCTACGTTGTGAAAAAAGAGGGTAATGACGACAAAAATGAACCTCTCCTGATAGCCAGGCAGGTATTTGTAACAACCGGAGAAACACGCGGTGATCAGATACAGGTATTGGCAGGGTTGAAGGAGGGCGATGAGGTGGTGACAAGCGGTCAGCTTAAACTGAAGAATAACAGCCGTATCAGTGTTAATAATTCAGTTCAGCCAAGTAATGTCGCAGCGCCCAAACTGATCGACAAATAA
- a CDS encoding efflux transporter outer membrane subunit gives MHALRKRAKYTVLAASVSMMVSGCMVGPDFHSPAPPRVSRYTETPLPAKTVQTRSAGEAGKAQTFVSVNNLPTEWWYLFHSRELNRLITTGLANSPNLAASYAALRVAQETLNAQIGNSLFPAFDAGLSGQRQRFTGATLGSSSSGNIFNVFNASVKVGYTLDVFGGARRQIESLRAQVDYQQFQLIAAYLTLTANIVTTAVSAASYQAQIQATHELIRAQEGQLHILEQQLKLGGVSRETVLTQQTLVDQTRATLPPLQKSYSQTRHALSVLIGAFPDGPLPDIRLDALVLPDKLPVTLPSNLVRQRPDVRASEALLHAASANIGVATANLFPQFTITGSYGWESPVPSQLFGSSSKVWSLTGGITQPLFHGGALFAQRREAIAAYDQAAAQYRQTVLQAFQNVADTLRALETDARTLRAIKQAENSARENLYLTERQYRLGGTNYLSLLNAQQQYQTVRISVIQAKAARYNDTAALFQALGGGWWNKPWCVQECLNAT, from the coding sequence ATGCACGCTCTCAGGAAACGGGCAAAATACACGGTTCTCGCAGCTTCGGTGAGTATGATGGTTTCTGGCTGCATGGTTGGACCGGACTTTCACTCCCCTGCGCCGCCTCGTGTCAGCCGGTATACGGAAACACCGCTTCCGGCAAAGACAGTGCAAACCCGCTCTGCCGGAGAGGCCGGCAAAGCTCAGACCTTTGTCAGCGTCAATAACCTGCCGACGGAATGGTGGTATTTATTTCATTCACGGGAGTTGAATCGTCTCATTACAACAGGGCTGGCTAACAGTCCCAATCTTGCGGCTTCTTACGCAGCGCTGCGTGTGGCGCAAGAAACCCTGAATGCGCAAATTGGCAATTCTCTTTTTCCCGCATTCGACGCAGGTTTAAGCGGCCAGCGTCAGCGGTTCACCGGGGCGACATTGGGTTCATCGAGTTCAGGGAACATTTTTAACGTATTTAATGCCTCTGTGAAGGTCGGTTACACACTGGATGTTTTCGGCGGCGCGCGGCGACAGATAGAGTCCTTACGTGCGCAAGTGGATTATCAGCAGTTCCAGTTGATTGCGGCTTATCTGACCCTGACAGCAAACATCGTCACCACAGCGGTTTCCGCAGCGTCATATCAGGCGCAAATTCAGGCTACGCATGAGTTGATACGCGCACAGGAAGGCCAGCTGCATATTCTTGAGCAGCAATTGAAGTTAGGCGGAGTCTCAAGAGAAACCGTCTTGACGCAGCAGACACTCGTAGACCAGACACGGGCTACTTTGCCGCCACTGCAAAAAAGTTATTCCCAGACACGTCATGCACTGTCTGTTCTGATCGGCGCGTTTCCGGATGGTCCGCTTCCTGATATCAGACTGGATGCACTGGTATTACCGGACAAGCTTCCCGTCACGCTGCCTTCCAACCTGGTCAGGCAGCGTCCTGATGTGCGGGCATCCGAAGCCTTATTACACGCTGCAAGTGCGAATATTGGCGTGGCAACGGCAAATTTATTTCCACAGTTTACGATAACGGGCTCTTATGGCTGGGAATCCCCGGTTCCATCGCAGTTATTTGGTTCCAGTTCCAAAGTATGGTCTTTGACTGGCGGCATTACCCAGCCGTTGTTTCATGGCGGTGCCTTGTTCGCTCAACGACGTGAAGCGATCGCAGCCTATGACCAGGCTGCCGCTCAATACCGGCAGACGGTGCTGCAGGCTTTTCAAAACGTCGCGGATACGTTGCGGGCATTGGAAACAGACGCCCGCACCCTGCGTGCCATAAAACAGGCGGAAAATTCCGCGCGTGAAAATTTGTATTTGACGGAACGCCAGTATCGCCTGGGCGGCACCAATTATCTTTCTCTACTGAATGCCCAGCAGCAATACCAGACTGTGCGTATTTCCGTAATTCAAGCTAAAGCCGCGCGTTATAATGACACCGCGGCTCTTTTCCAGGCATTGGGAGGCGGATGGTGGAACAAGCCCTGGTGCGTGCAGGAGTGTTTGAATGCAACGTGA